The Pan troglodytes isolate AG18354 chromosome 1, NHGRI_mPanTro3-v2.0_pri, whole genome shotgun sequence genome includes a region encoding these proteins:
- the SLC25A44 gene encoding solute carrier family 25 member 44 isoform X2, whose translation MEDKRNIQIIEWEHLDKKKFYVFGVAMTMMIRVSVYPFTLIRTRLQVQKGKSLYHGTFDAFIKILRADGITGLYRGFLVNTFTLISGQCYVTTYELTRKFVADYSQSNTVKSLVAGGSASLVAQSITVPIDVVSQHLMMQRKGEKMGRFQVRGNPEGQGVVAFGQTKDIIRQILQADGLRGFYRGYVASLLTYIPNSAVWWPFYHFYAEQLSYLCPKECPHIVFQAVSGPLAAATASILTNPMDVIRTRVQVEGKNSIILTFRQLMAEEGPWGLMKGLSARIISATPSTIVIVVGYESLKKLSLRPELVDSRHW comes from the exons ATGGAGGACAAACGCAACATCCAGATCATCGAGTGGGAACACCTGGACAAGAAGAAGTTCTACGTGTTTGGTGTGGCAATGACAATGATGATCCGTGTCAGTGTCTACCCATTCACCCTCATCCGCACCCGGTTGCAAGTTCAGAAGGGGAAGAGCCTCTACCATGGGACCTTCGATGCCTTCATCAAGATCCTGCGAGCAGATGGTATCACTGGCCTCTACCGAGGGTTCCTGGTCAATACCTTCACCCTCATCTCTGGCCAGTGTTATGTCACCACTTATGAGCTCACCCGGAAGTTTGTAGCTGACTACAGCCAGAGTAACACAGTCAAATCACTGGTGGCTGGTGGCTCAGCCTCCCTTGTGGCCCAGAGCATCACAGTGCCCATTGATGTAGTCTCCCAGCACCTGATGATGCAACGCAAGGGTGAGAAAATGGGCCGCTTTCAGGTGCGGGGGAACCCAGAGGGACAAGGGGTAGTTGCCTTTGGCCAAACCAAGGACATCATCAGGCAGATCCTGCAGGCTGATGGACTTCGCGGCTTCTATCGAGGCTATGTGGCTTCACTGCTTACCTATATCCCAAACAGTGCTGTCTGGTGGCCCTTCTATCACTTCTATGCAG AGCAGCTCTCCTACCTGTGTCCTAAGGAGTGCCCTCACATTGTCTTTCAAGCTGTCTCGGGGCCCCTGGCTGCAGCCACTGCCTCCATCCTCACCAATCCCATGGATGTCATACGAACCCGTGTGCAG GTTGAGGGCAAGAACTCCATCATCCTGACCTTCAGACAGCTGATGGCAGAAGAAGGGCCTTGGGGCCTCATGAAGGGCCTCTCGGCCAGAATCATCTCAGCCACACCTTCCACCATTGTCATTGTGGTGGGCTATGAGAGCCTCAAGAAACTCAGCCTCCGACCTGAGCTGGTGGACTCGAGACACTGGTAA
- the SLC25A44 gene encoding solute carrier family 25 member 44 isoform X1, whose translation MEDKRNIQIIEWEHLDKKKFYVFGVAMTMMIRVSVYPFTLIRTRLQVQKGKSLYHGTFDAFIKILRADGITGLYRGFLVNTFTLISGQCYVTTYELTRKFVADYSQSNTVKSLVAGGSASLVAQSITVPIDVVSQHLMMQRKGEKMGRFQVRGNPEGQGVVAFGQTKDIIRQILQADGLRGFYRGYVASLLTYIPNSAVWWPFYHFYAAIVFPWIPEQLSYLCPKECPHIVFQAVSGPLAAATASILTNPMDVIRTRVQVEGKNSIILTFRQLMAEEGPWGLMKGLSARIISATPSTIVIVVGYESLKKLSLRPELVDSRHW comes from the exons ATGGAGGACAAACGCAACATCCAGATCATCGAGTGGGAACACCTGGACAAGAAGAAGTTCTACGTGTTTGGTGTGGCAATGACAATGATGATCCGTGTCAGTGTCTACCCATTCACCCTCATCCGCACCCGGTTGCAAGTTCAGAAGGGGAAGAGCCTCTACCATGGGACCTTCGATGCCTTCATCAAGATCCTGCGAGCAGATGGTATCACTGGCCTCTACCGAGGGTTCCTGGTCAATACCTTCACCCTCATCTCTGGCCAGTGTTATGTCACCACTTATGAGCTCACCCGGAAGTTTGTAGCTGACTACAGCCAGAGTAACACAGTCAAATCACTGGTGGCTGGTGGCTCAGCCTCCCTTGTGGCCCAGAGCATCACAGTGCCCATTGATGTAGTCTCCCAGCACCTGATGATGCAACGCAAGGGTGAGAAAATGGGCCGCTTTCAGGTGCGGGGGAACCCAGAGGGACAAGGGGTAGTTGCCTTTGGCCAAACCAAGGACATCATCAGGCAGATCCTGCAGGCTGATGGACTTCGCGGCTTCTATCGAGGCTATGTGGCTTCACTGCTTACCTATATCCCAAACAGTGCTGTCTGGTGGCCCTTCTATCACTTCTATGCAG CCATTGTCTTTCCCTGGATTCCAGAGCAGCTCTCCTACCTGTGTCCTAAGGAGTGCCCTCACATTGTCTTTCAAGCTGTCTCGGGGCCCCTGGCTGCAGCCACTGCCTCCATCCTCACCAATCCCATGGATGTCATACGAACCCGTGTGCAG GTTGAGGGCAAGAACTCCATCATCCTGACCTTCAGACAGCTGATGGCAGAAGAAGGGCCTTGGGGCCTCATGAAGGGCCTCTCGGCCAGAATCATCTCAGCCACACCTTCCACCATTGTCATTGTGGTGGGCTATGAGAGCCTCAAGAAACTCAGCCTCCGACCTGAGCTGGTGGACTCGAGACACTGGTAA